The following DNA comes from Anopheles coustani chromosome 2, idAnoCousDA_361_x.2, whole genome shotgun sequence.
AACAAACTCAAGTTGCAAGTTGAAGTTTCAAgttacattcagtttaaattaaaatgtaacatAAATCGTTGCGTAAGAATTTTCAGCTTAGTATTGGGCTAGATAGTGAATGTGATAAGCTAGTGAAAAAATCATACTGTTTTAATGTTAATTAAACTGCAAACTGTTGAAACGGCTTAAACAAAATCACCTAAATTGAAGCCAATGCGTTATTTAATCAGTACATTATTCTCTATAATTTGGATGCGCTGTAAGTGCATTCAACCAACTtcctttattttgattttaaatacAGTGAAATTGCGAACAACTCTCTTCACTCCATCACTCTGTGCCGCCACAATTGAATGCTGCAGCTGCGCGTGTGCAAACTTTTTCCTCTGAATGCCAAATACTTTTACTGCGAGGATTTCCTCCTCTAATTCCTCGGTTGGATTGCTTTTCCCTCTATTTTTCCTATCATAACTGACACACTAATTAAGCATTCAGTGCCATAATAAACTTCCACAAGCGAAATTCCATCCAGTCCCGGGTTTTGGTCGAATGACTCTCGATCCATTTTGGCGTTCCAGTAGTGGAAACTCCGCCTCTCTATAGACGAGctaactataaaaaaaatatccgaTATAGTATTTTATAGTGCTGTCAGTTTGTTTTGTGAACCAACCGTGCCACTCCACGTGCCCCCCTCTTTTCGCCGTAAGCTCTAGCTCGCTTCAGTTGGTTTTTGTGAGTACATAAAAATTACAACcgatatgttttatttcctgCTCCCATCCCGCACGCCACGTCCCAAACTTTGCCCATAAACCATGTAAACCTCGTTTTTCATCACGCGGGTTTGCATCGTTccctgcgttttttttttgtgcctcgTCTTGTCGTCATGCGAATTATACCAAGCACATTCCGGGAATTGTATTTGAGCGCCAGCTCGGGATAGTTAAGTGAAAACTTCGCCGCAGCTTTAAAGCTAGACGGGACGGTTTCCCGAGCCCGAGGTTCGTTACAGCTCCGTGCGTAGCATTTGTCGCCTGCAATCCAGAATGATTTGCGGAAAACAGCAGTCAGAGTATTTTCCGAATAGCAAATTGCAACAGAAGTCGAGAGAAAAGAATGATCCGCGGGAGTGCTTTAATGCCTGCCCAGTTGTTTGCGATAATTATGATCTGTGTTGTAATTATGCTTGTGCTGGAGTTAAAATTCCTAGTAatccaaataaataaaataagtgcCACATAACTTGAGTaagttaattttaaatcacaTAATTCACCGATAAATAACCGCAAGTAACTACAGATAACAAATGCACCATTTACTTAGCCGGTAAAACAGCTCCACGGACGGCATGTTATCAAATCTAATGCAATGAATGcagtgaaattaaatttaaatttacgcACAGCCCAACCAAATCCACGGTTACATCTTCAGCAGTGTAAGGCTCACGTTGGCACAACAGAGGAACATTTTTCCGATTGCTCGCTGGTCGCCGGATCTGCCCGGACACGAAAGCCTGCACCGGCAGCACCGAGGGCAGCAGTTGCCAAAAACCAATTTCCGACTTACGCAGGGTTATCGGGCGATATGAagaagtaatattttattaactACTGCAACATTTACAACACTCCGTCCGGCAGCCGCTTCCGGGAAAGCTGGAGCTGAGCGCGAACGGCCGGGGCTGGCGCCTTGGGTGGGCCAAGGCTGGCTGCACGCGGGATAATGTAAGCTGCTGCCAAAAATTACACATTGCTTGCCCCCTCCCGAAAAGGAAGCCCCACAGAGCCTCTTTTCCCTTTCCAGAGGAGCCAGCATGACAATGTCCATTTTTAGACGTTCTGCGAACGGCTGGGTTCATGCAAGCGATCGAACGAGCCCCCAGAATGTTGGCATGAAGGAAGTTTACAACGCGGATGGCAGAGACGCGATGGCAGGGTGGCGATGGGCTTTAAAAAGCCAACCTTACACGAACCTTACAGCTTATGTCCGTATAAATCAACACGCAAAGTAATTCCCTGCATAAATTTCCCGCCGCGCCGTCGTTCCTTTCTGCAGCTCGGCTTGAGGCTTTCTACCCCAGAAGATCGTATCCTTaagcaaacgcacacacacacacagatacagTCACCCTTTGGCACCCTCCGGTGACCATTCCCCCAGTGCCACCGATAATTATGATCGTCCACTCTTGGAGGCTCCCCCACGGTTGAATGGCTGCACAATTTATTGCACTCATTCAAAGTTACAACTAAAACCATCAGCCACATGAAGGACAGGCCGGACTTCCTGAGCTGAAGCACTTAGGCATGCGTGGGGCAagcgaaagcaaaacataagGTAGGAATGAGGTTACGGGGGCTCATTTCGAGTGCATAAATCTTGCTCCATGCGAAAGGAGGCGCCGTTATTCGAGAAAACTTCACCGATTAAGCAAGTGAAGAGAGCCAACCGGATGGGAGTGAACCAGAGGTCAATATGGAGGTCCTACCCTGTCCTATTAGTCCACACTTTATCAAATTTTCCTCTTACGATCGGTCCGCTTCCGGTCGGTGTCTTAGAGATACTCATGGAAGTAACCAAAAAATTCTCCTACGCTCTAAACCTTCAGAACTTTAAAACTCTGAACCACCACGACCTACTTCGTTGGAGGATGTCAGCGTCGAGCGGCCCAAAGAAAGACTCACCCGAGTACGAAAAGACAAAATGCAAAATCATCACTTCCCGCTgaggaaggaaaagtgagcaccttctaataGCAGGACATCATCATTGTTCGTACCATAGCATACAGGGAGGAAGGGACTGGCTGTTGTGTGACGGGGTTGGCCAAATTACGTAGCCTTCCTCCGGTCAGCTCACTTGGGTCACGATTCCGATGGCAAAGGTTCCGCCTCGGCCGAGAGATTTATGAGGATTTATCATATTCACTGACCACCTGAGGACGTAGCGGAATTTTGGGCGACCACGGACCCCGCAAAGAAGGCTGGAGTTGGGGATAGAGGAAGATGGGGAATAAAATTCACCACCCACCGGTACCGGTGCGTTTCGTAACAGGACCCCCGGGGTCGTGGGTGGAACACGGTCGAACAAGGCCAACCGCTTTTGGCGCAACACTCTCGTAGCTGACCTAAACTTTGACTACTTTCCATAAATTCCTTCGCATCCGGAGTTCATGTCCGGAGTTTTTGGGGGTGTGTGCGGAAGCCCTGCTTTCTACGGCCCTCTGGGGAGTTTCAACCATGGTCAGGCCCTCCCTTTCTCCACTCCCTATCCTTCTCACATTCTCCGCTAATGAAAAAGAGCCTCCAGAGGATTCTTTTCACGAGGTGAGGTACTAAAATCTACATTAACCGGGTGTTGCTTTcattttgcttttcgtttGCAATACCTTTGGGAGAGTAACGGTTATGCACCGTCATCCGGACGTGCTGGCCATCATTGTTTGGAGCGGTTCCGTGGAACACGTGGAGGCTACGGAGACGTACCAGTGGAGGCTACGGAGATGGCAGATTGCCCGCGAGTTTGTTCGACAGATCACGATTCAGTGTGCCGgtgggaaagaaaaccaacaaaagaataaaaactgtCTCAAAGGATTTGTTTGCCGGAACTTGAACTTGTTACGTTACCGCTGTACCGCTGACGCTTTTTTTCTCGGAAGGGTTTTGTCGGCGAGAGCTGGAAAATTATCAGCACCCGTGCAAAGGGTTCGCCGATACGTGCGTAGTGGGGTTTTACGATGTTTTAACGTCCGCTCCGTTTACAACCGTCCATGCACGAAACCGGAAAATATGAAGTATGCAAATTTTCTTCTTAATCATTAATAAACCGTACCTTCTCTGCAATACAATTAAAATTgcgtaaataaaacaaaactttcgaGTATCGTGAAGTGCTTAGGGTGCTCAGGAAGTTGATAAGTTATAAATGGTAACGCTTAACGATAGTACTCAACGcacaactaaaaactaaagcaTGTTATCATTTCACCAACGCAAGCATTCTAAAGTACGTAAACAATTGAGTAACGCAACAATTTgattaaacaacaaacaaataataaaatcaacattAAGGAAACAATATGGTTTATTTGTCACAAATTTTCCGTTAGGCGAAAGAGTGATCATAACGGAAGTGGATCATTTCCACTCTtaaacaagaaacaagaatACTTAAATAATCTATTAGAAGGTCCAATAAATTTTGAAGTatgcatataaaaaaaataaagctttaTTCCCCTATCGATATTCCTAGACatggaaattaataaaacgttTATCAGCCTAGTTGCAATTTTTGTTATTAACTTTTTTACTGTTACTCTACAGCTTTTTCTTAATTCTACAGCTTCAATTTATCTAAATATGAAGAAACATTTTGGAGTCGTCCAACTCCACTTATTGTAGCACAAACATTAAGAAGTTCAATGTAAAATTACCTCTTTAATCAAATATGCTCTTCTGGTTACAATTGAAAATGACTCCAACCTTTTCCTCGAACCGCACAAATTTAATGATCTGCAAATGCGAAGCGATCATTTTGATGAACCGTTTCATGCGCTAAGTGTAAGCTTTCCCATTTCTCCCGCCGCAATGTGGCCTGTCTTCGAGCGGGACCGTCTGTTTCTTAATGTGGTTACAGCTTATAAATAATTTACACGTAATAAGATATAAATGTTTACAacataaatttttcaaagctCATCCTTGCGCCCGTAACGAGCGCTCGGAACACGCCGAGGACAAGCTGTGACACTCGTTCGGTGCGACTTCTGATGAGCGCtgcgttttatgttttcccagCGCTTCCCCATTCTCCCTTGCCGACCCGGCGGCGCTGGGAAAAAGTGCGGGGGAGCCGAAGAAAAATtgtgtaaaatgaataataaccTTCAATGAAGGCAACTTTCATCATTCATTTCCCCAAACACCACCAACCCGTCCCAACCCTAATGTCCCTCCTCGGAGCCGCCGTGAACGGAAGGAAGCGCTGAGCGGCGCAGCTTCCGTTCGGGAAGCTTGAGCGTCGTTCTCGTCCGGGAGTCGCGAATGGGATGGGATAATCTGCGGGAACGAAAGCAACGATGGCAGGGACGAAGACACGGCGGGCACCGATCGGCAGGCGGCAAGATGATGTGATGAGattaaaaaagataaacacaCTTTTTCTCACCGAGCTGTCaccttttttgcttccttccttcttttcttGTCTTGTTGGTGAAATGGAGTGCCGAAAACAAGAGGTTCGCGTCGGAAAGGCCCCCGAACGTACCGAGCGGGTGATATAAAGCGATCAATTACGTGCACGGAAATGGTAATTTGCTTTGGGAAAATTTATCACCACAATAATGCCGCAGTACTTAAGTCAATCATCCCCACAACTCCTGACGGTGGATTTGGTTCTTCGCAGGCAGTTTATTAAATGATGTATTGAACAACGCTCGCAATCGTAAGAAACGATAGGTACGGATAACCCACAATCGCCATAAATCTTCTCGCCAAGTGAAGCGATGGATAATTTACATCAAATAAAAGTGAGTGTTTGAACAGCAATTTACCTCAACATCATTTAAACGTGTTTAGACTGTTTGACTGATATATTTTACACTGTTTACAGGGTCAATTCAGGGATAAGTCCCAAGTTCCATTTTTTAAGGTGAATTTAGTTAAGTTTATATTCTGCTTGTGTTAGTTTTAAGCTGTGTTTGTATAGGCCAAGAAACAAGTACTTTGTTTAcaatcaaacaatttaaaagctAAAGAATATTTGCTCCGCGGCGATTGAATAATGCGAGACTTTCTTTAAAAGAATACGTACTCTTTTTCTAGGTTTATTATctttaacaaaattaatgcTTGAGACGAGCGATCACTTGTTGCCATTTAACCGCACTGAAAGCTCTTGCCATCAATTTCAATTGCACTAAGCAGACTTGTCCATATGTTCGAAAACCCAATTTATGTATCCAACTGTGTAAATTATGGCCATACAGAACACTTAAAAGATGCacaaaaagttaaatatgCTTATTGCGCTTAAAgacaaaaaactttaaaagtaataagtaaaaagaaagtaaaaactaaaaagacacgagagttttaaaatttctccTAAAGCTGTACAATACAgcaaataatgaaaaccattACTCAAATTGTTGAATGATTTgaaaatcacaaaccaagaagGACAAGCATGAATCAAGGAGCAAATCTGTAAAAAGAGTAACTCATAAAATTtgcaaaatgaagaaaactaaATCGTACAACATTAAACATCTTGCAAAAAACAATTAAGACGAAATGGGTAACTTCATGGCGTCTTCACTTTGGACAAGTCGATTTCATCCATCGGGTATCCTTTCGCTCCTAGTCCGGTTATTTTGAACGTTGCCTCTGCCGGTTCCTTTTGCGGAGTGGTGAACGCCATCGAACCGGTTGTGACAAATAGCTCGTCCAGCTTTGGACCACCGAAAGCAAGCGCTGTCACCTGCTGGGCcggtatcttgatctcctgcAGTACTTTTTTCCTATTGAAATACAAACATCGGTTTTATCGTCTCAATCCCATAAACATTGGAGATCAACTCGGTTTCCCTCGATCACTTACTGAGGTGATATTTTCAGCACCTTAGAACCATTGAATATGGCGACGAAATGGTTACCTTCGGTGTCGATTATCATACCATCACTGAAGCCGCCCGGATCGTTACCTGGCGCTTTGAAATCATACCAAATCGTCCCGTTGACTGGAGGTTAGGAGATGGGAAGAATATGTCAAACACTGGCCCAACCCGCGGTGCAGTACTTCACTCACCAAGATTTCCGTCCAGATCAATGTCATACTCTTTGATGTTGTTCGCGCCCGTGTCAACGAAGTAGAACTTGTTCGTCTGCCGGTTCCAGGCCAGTCCGTTCGAGATGTAAATGTTCCGATCCTGCTCCACTAGCTTGCCACTGCTCGCACAGAACCTATACAGCGAGCCCGTCGCGTTCTCAAACGCACTCCCAATACTTTCAAGCATCATAGTACCGGCGTACAGTCGACCCCATGGATCCGCCTTACCATCGTTGAACCGGTTTTGCGTATCCTTGGGACCGGTGTTGGACAACTCCTTCACGATACTCGCCTTCTTCGAGAGCCCATCCCAGCGGATCATCAATATCCGACCGCCGTCACCTATGACGAAACACTCCCGCTGACCCTTCACCGGGATAATGAACGAGGTCCGCTTGGTGCCATCTGCAGAAGAACCAAATCACAAATCAGCCTTTGGCGGACACTTCTGGCAAGTGCCTGACGAATCAGCTCACCGATCGAAGCACAGTACACCTTGTTCTCTTTGTAGTCCAGTCGATAGATCAATCCATTTGAAACGCTCACGTAGTACAGACTCTGACTCGCAATGTCCCAATGGGGACGTGTGCCCAACTCCGTGTATGGTGGGATTATTTCCACTTTATAACTCTCGGCCATGGTCGCTATCCGTGCTTGATCTGTGCGAATGCACTTGCTTGTGACGATATTATATAGCCAACAATACTGTAAAACGCTCTTTGATAAGAAGATTGTTTGATTTCTGATAAGCACTGAAGCTGAACGTTAGGTTTTGCAAGTGTCTTTGTGCACTTCACCATTTGCACAGATATGAGTTACATCGCATTGATTACAAGgaaggtaaacaaaaccgGCTCGCTTCTCAATACACAGTTCAATCCAGattgcaaacaaaacgaagaaacTGGTAACATCAGGTCATCAAGTGTTTAAGAAAACAAGACAGTAATACCGTTAGGTTCAGCAGAAGCGTGATAGCTCAACCCATCTATCATGTTATTTAAGAGTATGAGTCTGGATTAGCCCAAGAAGCAAGCACTTTGTTTAcaatcaaacaatttaaaagctAAAGAATATTTGCTCCGAGGCGATTGAACAATGCGATAATTTCATGAAAAGAATACGTACTCTTTTTCTAGGTTTATTATctttaacaaaattaatgcTTGAGTCGAGCGATCACTTGCTGCCATTTAACCGCACTGAAAGCTCTTGCCATCAATTTCAATTGCAGTAAGTAAACCTGTTAATCCATCACTGTCCGGAAGTTGTATTACTACTCATAATCAATTCATTCAGCTCGAGCCAgtaacggaaaagaaaactctcCAGAGCAagatgaaaaggaaaagaggAGGAAGAGGGAGGGAATGCATGAAGCGTACATGGATCTGGACAGTACTAAGCTCATTTTGGCTCCGGCACAAAGTATCCATTTTAGGGAAAAAGATAGAGAGGAAGTGCAACGGGCGATAAAGTGCATCATCAAGCTGTAAGCCCGATGCTCGATAAAAGTGATGAGAAAAGAGGAACGAAGCAGGAAAATGTAGCCAGAACGTACTCTTGTAAGTGACAAGTATGGACGATGGAGATTTCAATTCCATTCGCGGGCAGGGAAACGGGAAACCGATtgaaggaagaag
Coding sequences within:
- the LOC131263402 gene encoding regucalcin-like, with product MAESYKVEIIPPYTELGTRPHWDIASQSLYYVSVSNGLIYRLDYKENKVYCASIDGTKRTSFIIPVKGQRECFVIGDGGRILMIRWDGLSKKASIVKELSNTGPKDTQNRFNDGKADPWGRLYAGTMMLESIGSAFENATGSLYRFCASSGKLVEQDRNIYISNGLAWNRQTNKFYFVDTGANNIKEYDIDLDGNLVNGTIWYDFKAPGNDPGGFSDGMIIDTEGNHFVAIFNGSKVLKISPQKKVLQEIKIPAQQVTALAFGGPKLDELFVTTGSMAFTTPQKEPAEATFKITGLGAKGYPMDEIDLSKVKTP